CGTTGTCTCAATCGGTACCCCGTTTCGGCGAACGCGGCACGCTTAGCTCACGCAATCGACGGAAATGTCCGCGAAACCTGCTGTTGACAGCCCCGTCCATCGACGCGTTTACTGCCGGACAACGTTGTCTCGGACACAGCGAGCAACGCTCCCGTCGACGAATTCAGGAGGCACGGTGCTCCCCTCGTTCTCTTTCGGCCGCGTCCCGGCCCGCCCCGCTCTCGCGATCGGCGCCGCCATGACCCTGGCCCTCTCGCTCGCCGCGTGCGGCGGCTCGAACAGCTCGGACGGCGGCTCGGGTGGCAAGACCACGGTCGGGCTGATCACCAAGACCGACACCAACCCGTTCTTCGTCAAGATGAAGGAGGGCGCCCAGGCCGCGGCCGCGGACCAGGGCCTGGAGTTGCAGACCTTCGCCGGCAAGCAGGACGGCGACAACGAGGCCCAGGTGCAGGCGATCGAGAACCTGATCTCCGCCGGCGCCAAGGGCTTCCTCATCACGCCGAACGACTCGAAGGCGATCGTGCCCTCGATCGACAAGGCGCGGCAGGCGGGCATGCTGGTCATCGCCCTGGACACGCCGACCGACCCGGCCACCGCCGTCGACGCCACCTTCGCCACCGACAACTACCATGCCGGGCTGCTGATCGGCCAGTGGGCGAAGGCGAAGTTCGCCAAGGACGGCAAGACCGCCAAGATCGCCATGCTGGACCTCAACCCCAACCAGGTCTCCGTCGACGTCCAGCGTGACCAGGGCTTCCTGGAGGGCTTCGGGGTGGACGTCAAGGACAAGACGAAGATCGGGGACGAGGCGGACCCGCGCATCGCCGGGCACGACGTGACCAACGGGGCGGAGGACGGCGGCCGCACCGCGATGGAGAACCTGCTCCAGAAGGATCCGTCGATCAACCTGGTCTACACGATCAACGAGCCCGCGGCGGCCGGCGCGTACCTGGCGCTCAAGGCCGCGGGCAAGGAGAAGGACGTCACCATCGTGTCGGTCGACGGTGGCTGCCCCGGCGTGGACAACGTGACGAAGGGCGTCATCGGCGCGACGTCGATGCAGTTCCCGCTGAAGATGGCGCAGATGGGCGTGGACGCCATCGCCGCTTACGCGAAGGACGGCACCAAGCCGCAGGCCACCGCCGGCAAGGACTTCGTCGACACCGGCGTGCAGCTGATCACCGACGCCCCGCAGACCGGCGTCGACGCCAAGGACTCCGCCTGGGGCAAGCAGAACTGCTGGGGCTGACCCGGCCACACCTGCCTACATCGATCCTGAGGAATGCCGATGAGTAATCACCCGTCCTCCGGCGCCGCGCTCGCGGCGGAACCGCCGCCGGCCGATCGGACACCCGACTTCGAGATACGGCGCCACGACTCGCTCGGCCTGCGCGTGCAGCACGCACTGCACGCGAACCCGGTCCTCGGCCCGCTGGCCGTGCTGATCGTCGCGGTGATCGGGTTCTCGATCGTGAACCCCCGGTTCTTCTCCGCGCCGAACCTCTCCCTCGTCCTGGCCCAGGTCACCGTGATCGCGGCGCTCGCCCTCGGCCAGACCCTGATCATCCTGACCGCCGGCATCGACCTGTCGGCCGGAGCCATCGCGGTCTTCTCCTCGATCCTGATGGCCAACTTCTGCGTCAAAGCCGGCATGCCGGGCCTGCTCGCCCTGCTCACCGGGCTGGCCTGCGGCACCGCCATGGGCGCGATCAACGGACTGCTGGTGACCCGGCTCAAGCTGCCACCGTTCATCGTCACCCTCGGCACGCTGACGATCTTCTTCTCCCTCAACGCGGTGGTCAGCGGCAGTGCGACCGTGCGCGGCGCGGACATGCCCGACCTGATGACCTGGACCGGCACCACGTTCCCCATCGGCGCGTTCCGGCTCACCTACGGCAGCGTCATCATGCTGCTGCTGTTCGCCGTCTTCTTCTACGCGCTCGGTTCCACCGCGTGGGGCAAGCACGTCTACGCCACCGGTGACGACACCGAGGCGGCCCGGCTGGCCGGCATCCGGACCGGGCGGGTGCTGTTCTCCGTCTACACCGTCGCCGGCCTGCTCTACGCCGTGGCCGGCTGGATCCTCATCGGCCGGCTCGCCTCGGCGAGTCCGAACGTGGGCACCGACTACAACCTCGACTCGATCACCGCGGTCGTGCTCGGCGGCGCCAGCCTGTTCGGCGGTCGCGGCAGCGTGATCGGCACGCTGATCGGCGCGCTGATCGTCGGAGTCTTCCGCAACGGCCTGCAACTGGCCGGCGTCGAGGTGGTCTGGCAAGGTTTCGCGATCGGCCTGCTGGTCCTGATCGCCGTCTCCCTCGACCAGTGGATCAGGAAGGTGAAGGCATGACCACCGTGGGCACGCCGGTCCTGCGGGCCAGAGGCCTGACCAAACGGTACGGCAGGGTCGTGGCGATCGACGGCGCCGACCTGGAGCTCTACCCGGGTGAGATCCTCGCCGTGATCGGTGACAACGGCGCCGGGAAGTCGAGCCTGATCAAGGCGCTGTCCGGCGCGCTCGTGCCGGACAGCGGGGAGATCTTCCTGGACGGCGAGCAAGTCCATTTCCGTACGCCGATGGACGCGCGCGCGGCCGGCATCGAGACCGTCTACCAGACCCTGGCCGTCGCGCCCGGCCTGGACATCGCCGACAACCTGTTCCTCGGTCGCGAGGTGCGCCGCAAGGGTCCGCTCGGCACGGTGTTCCGCATGCTCGACAAGCCCCGCATGCGTACCGAGGCCCGGCGGCACATGAGCGAACTGGGCGTGGCCACCCTCCAGAACATCGGCCAGGCCGTCGAGTCGCTCTCCGGCGGCCAGCGCCAGGCCGTCGCCGTGGCCCGGTCGGCCGCGTTCGGCAGCAAGGTGGTCATCCTCGACGAGCCGACCGCCGCGCTCGGCGTCAAGGAGGGCAACCGGGTGCTCCAACTGATCCGCGACGTCCGCGACCGGGGCCTGCCGGTCATCCTGATCAGCCACAACATGCCGCACGTCTTCGAGGTGGCCGATCGGATCCACATCCAGCGCCTCGGCCGCCGCGCCGCGGTGATCACCCCGAAGTCACACACCATGTCCGAGGCAGTCGCGATCATGACCGGTGCGGCGCCGGCGCCCGAGGCGGGCTGAGGCCGCCGTGGCTCATGCCGTCGTGATGGGTGAGGCGCTGGTGGATCTGCTGGAGACGGGGACCGGTGACGAGCGGACCTACCGGCCGGTGCTCGGCGGGGCGCCGTTCAACGTCGCCGTGGGCGTGGCCCGCCTCGGCGGCCATGCCGAGTTCGTCGGGTCGCTCGGCGACGACGTCTGGGCCGACCGGGCGGAGCGGTTCCTCGCCGCCGCCGGGGTCGGCGTGGGCGGCGTGCGCCGCTCGGGAACGGCGACGACGCTGGCCATGACCACGTTCACCGGCGCCGAACCGCAGTTCCGGTTCTACGGCGAGCCGCCGTCGTACGCGCTGCTGGAGCAGGCCGACCTCGACACGGATCTGGTGGCCGGCGCGGCCGTGCTCTACACCGGCTCGATCAGCCTGCTGCGCGAGCCGTTCCGCGGGACGGCCGTGCGGGCCTGGACCACGCCGGGCCCGCTGAAGGTCTTCGACCCCAACGTGCGTCCGAGCCTGCTGCCGGACACCGCCGCCGTGGACCGGCTGCGGCGCCTGGCCGAGGAGTTCGCCGCCACCGCCGACCTGGTGAAACTCAGCTCCGCCGACGTGGCCGTGCTGTACGGCGGGGCGACCGTCGCGCAGGCCGCGGCCCGGTTGCGGACGATCGGCGCCCGCGCCGTGGTGGTCACGCAGGGGCCCCACGGCGCCTGGCTCGACGGCCCGGCCGGGGTGGCGCAGATACCCGCGCCGGTCGTCGCCGCGATCGACGCCACCGGCGCGGGCGACTCGGTCATGGCCGCCCTGATCCACCGGTGGCTGACCGCCGGGCCGCCCGGGGGACCCGCCCGCTGGAAGGCCGACCTGGCATTCGCACTCGCCGTCGCCGCGCTGGTCTGCGAACGCCCCGGCGGCGCGGTGGCGATGCCGACGCTCGACGAACTGCGGTCCCGCTGGGGCGAGTTGCCGTGACGCCGGCCGTGCGCGGAGGGCCTACTCGGCCGGGGCGACGGCCGCCAGGGTGTCGACCCGCGCCTCCACCAGATCGCCGCAGGTCGGGCAATTGCCCGAGGCGAACAGCCGCTTCACCCCGCGACCCAGGTCCTTCGGGTAGACGTCCATGATGGCCACCTTGTCGGTGCGGCACGGCATGCAGGCCATGTAACCGGAGATCCTCATGCCGCTGATGGAAACCCGGTCGATGGTCCGCGCCACGGACATCCTGTCCGACCGCTCAGCCGAGCGCGGCGCGGACCGCCGCGGCAACGTCGGCGACGTCCACCGCGTGGTCGGTGCCGACCTGTACGAGCGGGCCGACGCCCAGCGGCGCGACCTCCCGGCCCCACAACTCGTCCGCCGTCCGGGCCCGGTCCAGATGCCGCCCGTCCCGGACCCGGCTGCGGTACCGGCGCCGGGCGACGTCGACCGGCAGGACGCAGCGGACCTCGACGAACGGACCGGGCAGGGCGAGCACGAGCGGCACCGCGTACGGAAACCAGGTGCTGTCGATGACAGCGGCCGGACAGCCGCGCGCGGTCCGCAGCACCGCATGCACCGCTGCCGTGCCCAGCGCCCGGGACTCCTGGACGCTCGCCGGCGTGCCGAGAGCGTCCATCAGGGCTTCCTTCACCTCGTCCTTGGACAGGTAAGCGAAGCCCAGCTCCGGTGCCAGGGCCCGGGCCAGCGTCGTCTTCCCGGACCCCGGCCATCCGCCGACCAGTACGTATCCCCGCATGCTTCGTCCAGTACCCCGATCAGCCGACGGCCCCGCGGGGATCATGGGCGGGGAACGAACGTTGACTGAACGGTCGATGAACCGGCCCGCGCCCGGGTGGCCCTTCCCGGCCAGGGCGTTAACGTCGAGACATGCGGCTCGGTGTGCTGGATGTCGGATCGAACACCGTGCATCTGCTGGTCGTCGACGCGCACCGCGGCGGCCACCCCGATCCGATGTGCTCGGAGAAGACGCAGTTGCGGCTCGCCGAGCACCTGGAGGCGGGGCGGCTGACCACCGCGGGAGCCGACCGGCTGGTGCGAGCGGTGAAGCGGGCGAAAGCGGCCGCGACGATCGCCGGCTGCGAGGAGTTGCTCGCCTTCGCGACCTCGGCGCTGCGCGACGCGACCAACGCGGCGGCCGTGCTGACCCGGGTGCGCACCGAGACCGGCATCGACCTGGAGGTGCTCTCCGGCGAGGACGAGGCCCGGTACACGTTCCTCGCCGTCCGCCGCTGGCACGGCTGGTCGGCCGGCCGGCTGCTGGTGCTCGACATCGGCGGCGGTTCCCTGGAGCTGGCGGCCGGCCGCGACGAGGATCCTGACGTGGCGCTGTCGCTGCCGCTCGGCGCCGGGCGGCTCACCCGGCAGCGGCTGCCCGGCGACCCACCCGCGCGCCGCGACGTCGAGGCGCTCGCCGCCGACCTCGACGAGGCCCTCGCACCGATCGCCCGCCAATTGGGCGAGGCCGGGCCGCACGACCTGGCCGTGGGCACGTCGAAGACGTTCCGTTCGCTGGCCCGGCTCGCCGACACCAGCCCGTCCGGCACCGGGACGCGCCCGCGGCGCGTGCTCACCGAGGCCGGGCTGCGTCAGCTGTTCGGCTTCATCAGCCGGATGGCCTCGCCCGACCTGGCCGCCCTCGACGGGGTCAGCCCCGGCCGCGCCCACCAGCTGGTGGCGGGCGCGCTGGTGGCCGGGGCCGCGATGCGGGCGCTGGACGTCAGCGAGCTGCACATCTGCCCCTGGGCGCTGCGCGAGGGCGTGATCCTGCACCGGCTGGACACCCTCGGCGTACCCGCGGCGTCGCAGCGGCCGTGGCCCCTGACCGACCGTTACCCGCACCGCGCCGCGGTCAGCAGGTGGTCCGCGGGCTGACCGGCCTGGAACGCGCCCACCGGGTTCTCCGCGTGCAGGGCGTTCAGCAGCGTGCGCCCCTTGTGCAGCGTCTCCTCGTACTCGCTCGCGGCGTCCGAGTCGTACACGATGCCGCCGCCCACGGAGAAGACCGCGGCGCCGCCGGTGAACGTCGCCGTCCGGATCGCGATCGACAGGTCCATCGAGCCGTCGAACCCGAGGTAGCCGATGCTGCCGGTGTAGACGTGCCGGCGGACCGGTTCCAGCTCGTCGATCACCTCCATCGCCCGGATCTTGGGGCAGCCGGTGATCGAGCCGCCGGGGAAGGCCGCCCGGAGCAGATCGACGGCATCCCGCCCCGGCGCGAGCGACCCGGTCACGGTCGACACGAGGTGGTGGACGTTCTGGTACGTCTCCAGACGCTTGTGGTCGAGCACGCGTACCGAGCCGGGCCGGCACACCTTGCCGATGTCGTTGCGGAGCAGGTCGACGATCATCGACAGCTCGGCGTCCTCCTTGGTGCTCTCCCGCAGCTCGGTCCGCAGCGCGTCGTCCTCGGCCGGGGTCCGCCCGCGGGGCCGGGTGCCCTTGATCGGCCGGGTCTCCACCGTGCCGTTCCGGAGCTCGAGGAATCGTTCCGGGGAGGTCGAGACGATCTGGTGGTCGCCCGCGTTGACGTAGGCGAAGAACGGCGCCGGGTTCTCCGCGAACATGCTGGCGAAGCAGTCGAACGGATCACCGGCGAACGGCGCCCGGAAACGCTGCGACATGTTCACCTGGTAGACGTCACCCTCGACGATGTACCGCCGGATCGCCGCGACGGCGGACAGGTACTCGTCGCGGGAGAAGGCCGACACCGCCTGGCCGGTGGCCTCCGGCTCCCACTCGCGGGGTGCCGCCGGAGCACGCAGCGCCTGCTTGAACCACGCCACCGGGGTGTCCTCGCCGTCCACCTGCATCGCACGGAGCGTCGTCGTCCCGGTGACCCGGTCCTGGACGAGGATGATCGTCGGAGCCACCAGGTGCATCAGGGGCAGCCCGAGGTCGTCGACGCTCGTTCCCGGCAGCTGCTCCAGGCAGTCCTTCAAGTCGTACGCGAGGTAACCGAACAGCCCGCCGCCCAGCGGCGTCGCGCCCTGCCGCAGCACCCGTTGCAGCGCGGTGAACGGATCCTCCTCCAGGTCGAACCGCCGGCCGCCGTCGGTGACCGTGGTCCGGGTCCGCTGCCCGCTCAGCGACAACCATGGACGTACGCCCAGCAGATGGAACCGCGCGCAGTCGAGCGTCCCCCCGCTGAGCAGCGCCACCGTCCCCGCCTCGTGGGCGAAACGGCGCACCACGTCGACGAACGGCTCGGTCAGCTCGACGGCCTCGGTGTGCACCCCGGTCACCCGCCTCACGACAGCGGCCCGGTACGCAGGAAATTGTCGATCATCGTGGCTCCATGCTCGGTGAGGAAGCTCTCGGGGTGGAACTGGACGCCGAACAGCGGGTGCCGGAGGTGCTGGACGCCCATCACCACGCCGTCGTCCGAGCGGG
Above is a genomic segment from Actinoplanes ianthinogenes containing:
- a CDS encoding sugar ABC transporter substrate-binding protein; the encoded protein is MLPSFSFGRVPARPALAIGAAMTLALSLAACGGSNSSDGGSGGKTTVGLITKTDTNPFFVKMKEGAQAAAADQGLELQTFAGKQDGDNEAQVQAIENLISAGAKGFLITPNDSKAIVPSIDKARQAGMLVIALDTPTDPATAVDATFATDNYHAGLLIGQWAKAKFAKDGKTAKIAMLDLNPNQVSVDVQRDQGFLEGFGVDVKDKTKIGDEADPRIAGHDVTNGAEDGGRTAMENLLQKDPSINLVYTINEPAAAGAYLALKAAGKEKDVTIVSVDGGCPGVDNVTKGVIGATSMQFPLKMAQMGVDAIAAYAKDGTKPQATAGKDFVDTGVQLITDAPQTGVDAKDSAWGKQNCWG
- the pabB gene encoding aminodeoxychorismate synthase component I; the encoded protein is MTGVHTEAVELTEPFVDVVRRFAHEAGTVALLSGGTLDCARFHLLGVRPWLSLSGQRTRTTVTDGGRRFDLEEDPFTALQRVLRQGATPLGGGLFGYLAYDLKDCLEQLPGTSVDDLGLPLMHLVAPTIILVQDRVTGTTTLRAMQVDGEDTPVAWFKQALRAPAAPREWEPEATGQAVSAFSRDEYLSAVAAIRRYIVEGDVYQVNMSQRFRAPFAGDPFDCFASMFAENPAPFFAYVNAGDHQIVSTSPERFLELRNGTVETRPIKGTRPRGRTPAEDDALRTELRESTKEDAELSMIVDLLRNDIGKVCRPGSVRVLDHKRLETYQNVHHLVSTVTGSLAPGRDAVDLLRAAFPGGSITGCPKIRAMEVIDELEPVRRHVYTGSIGYLGFDGSMDLSIAIRTATFTGGAAVFSVGGGIVYDSDAASEYEETLHKGRTLLNALHAENPVGAFQAGQPADHLLTAARCG
- a CDS encoding PfkB family carbohydrate kinase, with the protein product MAHAVVMGEALVDLLETGTGDERTYRPVLGGAPFNVAVGVARLGGHAEFVGSLGDDVWADRAERFLAAAGVGVGGVRRSGTATTLAMTTFTGAEPQFRFYGEPPSYALLEQADLDTDLVAGAAVLYTGSISLLREPFRGTAVRAWTTPGPLKVFDPNVRPSLLPDTAAVDRLRRLAEEFAATADLVKLSSADVAVLYGGATVAQAAARLRTIGARAVVVTQGPHGAWLDGPAGVAQIPAPVVAAIDATGAGDSVMAALIHRWLTAGPPGGPARWKADLAFALAVAALVCERPGGAVAMPTLDELRSRWGELP
- a CDS encoding ATP-binding cassette domain-containing protein — its product is MGTPVLRARGLTKRYGRVVAIDGADLELYPGEILAVIGDNGAGKSSLIKALSGALVPDSGEIFLDGEQVHFRTPMDARAAGIETVYQTLAVAPGLDIADNLFLGREVRRKGPLGTVFRMLDKPRMRTEARRHMSELGVATLQNIGQAVESLSGGQRQAVAVARSAAFGSKVVILDEPTAALGVKEGNRVLQLIRDVRDRGLPVILISHNMPHVFEVADRIHIQRLGRRAAVITPKSHTMSEAVAIMTGAAPAPEAG
- a CDS encoding ABC transporter permease, translated to MSNHPSSGAALAAEPPPADRTPDFEIRRHDSLGLRVQHALHANPVLGPLAVLIVAVIGFSIVNPRFFSAPNLSLVLAQVTVIAALALGQTLIILTAGIDLSAGAIAVFSSILMANFCVKAGMPGLLALLTGLACGTAMGAINGLLVTRLKLPPFIVTLGTLTIFFSLNAVVSGSATVRGADMPDLMTWTGTTFPIGAFRLTYGSVIMLLLFAVFFYALGSTAWGKHVYATGDDTEAARLAGIRTGRVLFSVYTVAGLLYAVAGWILIGRLASASPNVGTDYNLDSITAVVLGGASLFGGRGSVIGTLIGALIVGVFRNGLQLAGVEVVWQGFAIGLLVLIAVSLDQWIRKVKA
- a CDS encoding AAA family ATPase, giving the protein MRGYVLVGGWPGSGKTTLARALAPELGFAYLSKDEVKEALMDALGTPASVQESRALGTAAVHAVLRTARGCPAAVIDSTWFPYAVPLVLALPGPFVEVRCVLPVDVARRRYRSRVRDGRHLDRARTADELWGREVAPLGVGPLVQVGTDHAVDVADVAAAVRAALG